A section of the Streptomyces sp. CG1 genome encodes:
- a CDS encoding DUF3263 domain-containing protein — protein MELGLREQSILALERRGFPGPGAKERAIREELGLAPVRYYQLLNALLDDERALAHDPVTANRLRRVRDARRSER, from the coding sequence ATGGAACTAGGCCTCCGCGAACAATCCATCCTGGCCCTGGAGCGCCGGGGCTTCCCCGGCCCCGGCGCAAAGGAGCGAGCGATACGCGAGGAACTGGGCCTGGCCCCGGTCCGCTACTACCAGCTGCTGAACGCGTTGCTGGACGACGAGAGGGCACTGGCGCATGATCCGGTGACGGCGAACCGCTTGCGGAGGGTGCGGGACGCTCGCCGCTCGGAACGCTGA